A stretch of DNA from Magnolia sinica isolate HGM2019 unplaced genomic scaffold, MsV1 ctg100, whole genome shotgun sequence:
CACTGCCGGTGGCATTGGCTTTCCAACAAGCATGTTGTGGTGGAAATGCTGATGGTGGGTGTGCTGGTAAGGCCCATTGCTAAGTAGGTTGGGTGAGCTATGCACCTTGTGCACCTCCTGTTGTATGCAACGACTATGATGGCTGCAGCCAACTACACTGTTACACATGACTGCATCGTGATCCGAATTGTAGGAGGTTTCAGGGGCGATGGACTTGGGTGAAGAGCCTGTGGAAGAGACGGTGAAGATCGAGTGGCCCACGCTGCTAGGAGAACGTAAGATACCATTGATAGCATCAACATAACGCTGCTCTAGCGGATTGGTGGTAGAGTCCCCAGCAATGCTGCTCGAGGTGATGGGGGTTGATGGGAAGAGGAAGGTGCGAAACCGTGGAGCCCCGCCGTGGGATGATGATTTGGACAGGCGATTGTACTCATCGAGCATGTGGTTGAGATCTTCATCACATGTGACAGAGACTAAGGTGTCGAGTTCCTCTGGAATCAGCTGGTACTTGAGGACTAGGTCGCCTTCCAACAAGCCAGTCACCTTCTTCATCAGTTCTGCAAGgaggaggaaaaaagaaagaaatgttaACAAAAGAGAGACATGCAGAGGAATTCAATTTGGACAGTTCTCAttgtctgtgttttatccacatacCGTTcctccattttgccagctcattttagggcatgaccccaaaaatgaggcagatctaatcttaggtggaccacaccaaaggaaacagtggtgattgaacacccaccattaaaaacttttttgggggctACAACAGttcgggatcaagctgatatttgtgttttcccttcatccaggtctgtgtgacccaatcaataggttggatggcaaataaacagtatagtgggtcctaggaagtttttaatgtggcagttcaatcaccactcaccactgtttcctgtggtgtggtccacct
This window harbors:
- the LOC131235983 gene encoding uncharacterized protein LOC131235983 — protein: MGEEAVSSPKNRVKFLCSYGGKILPRPSDGQLKYVGGVTRVVAVPRDITFSELMKKVTGLLEGDLVLKYQLIPEELDTLVSVTCDEDLNHMLDEYNRLSKSSSHGGAPRFRTFLFPSTPITSSSIAGDSTTNPLEQRYVDAINGILRSPSSVGHSIFTVSSTGSSPKSIAPETSYNSDHDAVMCNSVVGCSHHSRCIQQEVHKVHSSPNLLSNGPYQHTHHQHFHHNMLVGKPMPPAVTVRADAARIQTGQAVRYYSPVGPCRVSGGYVGCGHMDGCGAYRSGGLGDGDGLPRSPMRHRWE